The proteins below come from a single Methyloprofundus sedimenti genomic window:
- a CDS encoding PDDEXK nuclease domain-containing protein: MNQPLSNSELFVEVKELIQAAKQQAAVAVNAELTLLYWQVGKRIADEVLKGERAEYGKQVIAHLAKDLTVSFGKGWSKRNLAQMVKFNEAFPDFQIVQTLSAQLSWSHFNCLMPISDSIKRDFYITMTGQERWSTRTLSERIDSQLFERTAISKKPDQTISQELQLLRDSGQVNQNLILKDPYVLDFLGLNDSYLEKDLEDAILRELEQFLLELGSGFTFIARQKRLQIDEDDFYIDLLFYNRKLKRLVAIDLKVGRFKAEYKGQMELYLRWLAKHEQEADENPPLGIILCAGKKHEQIELLEMDKSGIHVAEYLTVLPPRAELELKLHEAVINAKLRLDNKR; this comes from the coding sequence ATGAACCAGCCGTTGAGCAATAGCGAATTATTTGTTGAGGTAAAAGAGCTTATTCAAGCCGCTAAACAACAAGCAGCGGTGGCGGTGAATGCTGAGCTGACTTTATTGTATTGGCAGGTGGGTAAACGGATTGCCGATGAGGTGTTAAAAGGCGAGCGAGCAGAATATGGTAAGCAAGTTATTGCTCATTTAGCCAAAGATTTAACTGTTAGTTTTGGTAAAGGTTGGTCGAAACGTAATTTAGCGCAAATGGTTAAATTTAATGAGGCTTTTCCTGATTTTCAGATTGTGCAGACACTGTCTGCACAATTAAGCTGGAGTCATTTTAATTGTTTAATGCCTATTTCTGATTCAATAAAACGTGATTTCTATATCACTATGACAGGCCAAGAACGCTGGTCTACCCGTACTTTAAGCGAGCGTATTGATTCTCAGCTGTTTGAACGCACCGCCATTTCAAAAAAGCCGGATCAAACGATCAGCCAGGAATTACAGTTATTACGCGATTCGGGACAGGTTAATCAAAACCTGATTTTAAAAGATCCTTATGTGTTGGATTTCTTAGGCTTAAACGATAGCTACTTAGAAAAAGACCTGGAAGATGCCATATTACGTGAGCTGGAGCAGTTTTTATTGGAATTAGGCTCAGGCTTTACTTTTATTGCACGGCAAAAACGGTTACAGATTGATGAGGATGATTTTTATATCGACTTATTATTTTACAACCGCAAGTTAAAGCGCCTGGTTGCCATTGATTTAAAAGTCGGACGTTTTAAAGCGGAATATAAAGGCCAGATGGAGTTGTATTTGCGCTGGTTAGCTAAACACGAACAGGAAGCGGATGAAAATCCACCGCTGGGCATTATTTTGTGTGCAGGTAAAAAACACGAACAAATCGAACTACTGGAAATGGATAAAAGTGGCATTCATGTTGCCGAGTATTTAACCGTGCTGCCCCCGAGAGCCGAATTAGAGCTGAAATTACATGAAGCGGTTATTAATGCTAAACTCAGACTTGATAATAAAAGATAA